ACTTCCAACTCCACCTGCACGCCGTCCACCGTCACCAGGAGCGAGGGGGGCGTCCCGGGGAGCGCCATCAACCAGGTGGAGGCCAGGGGGAGCTCCGTCCCCGTCAGCTCCGCGGCGCGCAGCAGGTGCAGGCGCACCGCGTGGCTCAGGGCGCCTGGCAGGGTGCGCAGCGGGAGGGACACGTCCTCGGGCATGTGCAGTGCGTAGGGCTCGGCGGAGTCCCTCGCGGGAAGCTGAGGGAGCCCGCGAAGCTGGGCGCGCAGGGCCCCGTCCACGGCTTCGGGCGCGTGCGGCTTGCGCAGGTAGCCCACCACGCCGTCCAGCGGGGGCTCCTGGCCGCTCAGGCCGCCGGAGAACATCAGCACGCCCAGATGGCGCAGACGCGCGTTGGTCCGGAGCTGTCCGTAGAGTTCCCACCCATCCATTCGTGGCAGCAGCAGGTCCAGGAGGATGAGATCAGGGTGGCTCGCCCGGGGCCGCGTGCACAGCCAGTCCAGGGCTTCCTGGCCATCTGCGGCGTGGGAGACCTTCACCCCTTCCGCGTGAGCAACCACGGTCAGCCGCTCGCGCCAGGCGAGGTCATCCTCGACGAGAAGCAGGTGCTGGAGCGGCCGGGACATGGTGGAAGAAGAGGCGAGGGGGCTCGGATACCCCGGACCCGAGCGACGCGCCAGGGGCCAGCGCACTTCGCGTCCGATGCTCGACACCCTTGGGCTCCGGTGCTTCCCAGGGGCATGTAGGATGTGCTGGTACCTACCTGTTCAGTCTTCAGCGTGGATTCTAGCCAAAGAGGTTGGATGGCATCGCAGCTTGGCGCTACGACACCCCATCCGTGTTTCGCGTTCAGATTCGATTCCATAACGGGTGCCGGAAGATGAAACAGGTTTTCAGCCTCGAAACGCCCAGGTCCGATCGGTTGCTTGAGTTGAAGCGTGGACGCCTCCTTGCCCTGTGCCTGCTGTTGCCCGCATGTTCGCTCTTCCAGCGTCCGTATCGCCCTCCGCACGCGTCTGCTGAGGAAGCGGCGCGGGTGGAGTTTCCGCTCGACCTTCCGGCGGAGACGCGGACGACGCTCACAGGAGCGCAGGTGACGGCCATGCAGCTTGCGCTCGACGACTTCCTGCCCCTGGACGTGAAGCCCCACGACGGCGCGACCGACGTGGAGCACTGTCTCTACCGGCGTGAATCGTACGAAGTGATTGCATCCCCGGGCCCCGAAGGCGTGACATTCGTCCGTGTGACATTGCGCCCGGATGTCTGTGAAAAGCAGAACATCATCATGGA
This genomic stretch from Myxococcus virescens harbors:
- a CDS encoding response regulator; amino-acid sequence: MSSIGREVRWPLARRSGPGYPSPLASSSTMSRPLQHLLLVEDDLAWRERLTVVAHAEGVKVSHAADGQEALDWLCTRPRASHPDLILLDLLLPRMDGWELYGQLRTNARLRHLGVLMFSGGLSGQEPPLDGVVGYLRKPHAPEAVDGALRAQLRGLPQLPARDSAEPYALHMPEDVSLPLRTLPGALSHAVRLHLLRAAELTGTELPLASTWLMALPGTPPSLLVTVDGVQVELEVDDEQRRLTVRDVTLSPNLLHGA